In one Leptospira levettii genomic region, the following are encoded:
- a CDS encoding pirin family protein translates to METTNPIKTNIQKKFYPASERGHVNFGWLDSHHSFSFGHWYHPDKTNFGALRVLNDDIVEPSMGFGTHPHQNMEIISIPLFGELAHKDSTGTNGIIKTGDVQIMSAGSGIQHSEFNHSSDKKVNFLQIWILPKVANIQPRYDQKTFPEAGRLNRFQTVVSPIDEEAVWINQDAYFSLATLEPGKTLSYKVHAPNQGIYVFLIQGKISTEGTTLERRDAVGLWGADEYHIQADVKSELLVIEIPMK, encoded by the coding sequence ATGGAAACAACGAACCCGATCAAAACCAACATTCAGAAAAAATTCTACCCTGCCTCTGAACGAGGGCACGTCAATTTTGGTTGGTTGGACAGCCACCACTCCTTCAGTTTTGGCCACTGGTACCACCCTGACAAAACCAATTTTGGTGCACTTCGTGTACTCAATGATGATATCGTAGAACCTAGCATGGGATTTGGTACTCACCCCCACCAAAATATGGAAATAATCTCCATCCCACTCTTTGGAGAATTAGCACACAAAGATAGTACAGGTACGAATGGTATCATCAAAACAGGGGATGTACAAATCATGTCTGCAGGATCTGGGATCCAACATTCCGAATTCAATCACAGTTCTGATAAAAAGGTCAATTTTTTGCAAATCTGGATTTTACCAAAGGTGGCCAACATCCAACCTAGATATGACCAAAAAACATTTCCGGAAGCTGGTCGTTTGAACCGGTTCCAAACAGTTGTTTCTCCTATTGATGAAGAAGCTGTATGGATCAACCAAGACGCATACTTTTCGCTCGCTACTTTGGAACCTGGAAAAACCCTTTCCTACAAGGTACATGCTCCTAACCAAGGGATTTATGTATTCCTCATCCAAGGGAAAATTTCTACGGAGGGTACAACCTTAGAACGTAGAGATGCTGTAGGACTTTGGGGAGCGGATGAATACCATATCCAAGCAGATGTAAAATCTGAATTACTCGTCATTGAAATTCCAATGAAATAG
- a CDS encoding S41 family peptidase, with product MKFFSFLPTIFQSFTISISISIFLLFCQLPTPNPSSMTPAKEIEKTYQYTKQISAIKIQMEKTYLYPNDLDNPNAYITAAVYATETLDHHILFPKTFYLKYKDTIRGNVLQEGKLTDVVIIQNPNLEDPIMDSDEVLLQLNDAFAKLSFNRDNLEDVMEVLYNQVFAKTANKVVNVSWSEIEFSASEGYVSNFLKSSLIQTRNYEELLKPQTIFSIDLPLTETKTKQKIITSLSNTSQLKQFGIQKNDEILTINGKSIRYLSLRKIYPMFNGKLGESVKLKIKRNLNQTFLVEIPFLESKPNENTKLVSGKIWKGQSNILQIKVNGFTKGIEKTATDLIKETYLVAMADAKQKDIPIQGIILDLRDNTGGYLDLIIECMRMFIPKGLLVTTKIGKRAPNEIYGNGSSITDLPLVVLINENTGSGSELIAGTVRLQKRGFIFGSKSTGQGIVHSMQKLNSYDSIILKITTSYLYLPNGKIFHGNGIEPDIWISDEANVKMKFPESFPSQLTNISKEGKNENSSIAPLDSTKLSLWVETYGTAKQTIQKESKQGLTPDYQLLHSLDVFDGILANQTK from the coding sequence ATGAAATTTTTCTCGTTTCTTCCTACAATCTTCCAAAGTTTTACAATTTCGATTTCGATTTCGATTTTCCTACTATTCTGCCAGTTACCCACTCCAAATCCTTCTTCCATGACACCGGCAAAAGAAATAGAAAAAACGTACCAATACACAAAACAAATTTCTGCCATCAAAATACAGATGGAAAAAACGTATCTCTATCCAAATGATTTGGACAATCCTAATGCTTATATAACAGCAGCAGTTTATGCTACAGAAACATTAGACCATCACATACTCTTCCCAAAAACATTCTACCTCAAGTACAAAGATACCATTCGAGGAAATGTCTTACAAGAGGGGAAATTGACTGACGTTGTTATCATCCAAAATCCCAATTTAGAGGATCCAATCATGGATTCGGATGAAGTTCTATTACAACTTAACGATGCTTTTGCCAAACTTTCGTTTAACAGAGACAACTTAGAAGATGTGATGGAAGTATTATATAATCAAGTATTTGCCAAGACAGCAAATAAAGTAGTCAATGTTAGTTGGTCTGAAATTGAGTTTTCTGCTTCAGAAGGTTATGTTTCAAATTTCTTAAAATCGAGTTTGATTCAGACGAGGAATTATGAAGAACTTTTGAAACCCCAAACTATCTTTTCCATTGACCTACCTTTAACTGAAACAAAAACCAAACAAAAAATCATTACTTCGCTTTCGAATACTTCGCAACTAAAACAATTTGGGATTCAAAAAAATGACGAAATCCTTACAATCAATGGAAAATCGATTCGTTATTTATCCCTCCGCAAGATTTATCCAATGTTCAATGGAAAACTTGGTGAAAGTGTAAAACTAAAAATTAAGAGAAATCTAAATCAAACATTCTTAGTCGAAATTCCATTTCTCGAATCCAAACCGAATGAAAATACGAAACTAGTTTCAGGAAAAATTTGGAAAGGTCAGTCCAATATTCTCCAAATCAAAGTAAATGGATTTACCAAAGGAATCGAGAAGACAGCAACAGATTTGATCAAAGAGACTTATTTAGTAGCAATGGCTGATGCAAAACAAAAGGATATTCCCATCCAAGGCATCATTCTTGACCTACGTGATAACACCGGTGGTTATTTAGATCTCATTATCGAATGTATGCGAATGTTTATTCCCAAGGGACTACTTGTAACAACAAAAATCGGGAAACGAGCACCAAATGAGATTTATGGGAATGGTTCCTCTATCACCGACTTACCACTAGTTGTTCTCATCAATGAAAATACTGGATCTGGTTCCGAACTGATTGCTGGAACAGTTCGACTTCAGAAACGTGGATTCATCTTTGGCTCAAAATCGACTGGACAAGGGATTGTTCATTCAATGCAAAAATTAAACAGTTACGATTCAATCATTCTTAAAATCACAACTTCTTATCTATACCTCCCCAATGGAAAAATATTCCATGGTAATGGGATTGAACCAGATATTTGGATTTCTGATGAAGCCAATGTGAAAATGAAATTCCCTGAATCCTTCCCTTCCCAATTGACAAACATTAGTAAGGAAGGAAAAAACGAAAACTCATCCATTGCCCCATTGGATTCGACAAAACTTAGCCTTTGGGTCGAAACATATGGAACAGCAAAACAAACCATCCAAAAGGAAAGTAAACAAGGACTCACACCAGATTACCAACTTCTCCACAGTTTGGATGTTTTTGATGGAATTTTAGCAAACCAAACGAAATAA
- a CDS encoding carbonic anhydrase, with amino-acid sequence MKGTKFLISFLILSISTQVVAQTNSAGISAKDALQKLVEGNLRFVQGKSIRPNQSVDRIKEVSKKQHPFATIVGCSDSRVPNEIIFDQGLGDLFILRTAGQVSTYASWGSIEFSVVVLGVNLIVVLGHTSCGAVGAACKAEDVPGHIIALTNSIKPAAEKVKHMEGDYLDNAVKANVAYQVVSLRKLDPILSKYYNKGQLQIVGAVYDLETGKVNYLSEEYISTITK; translated from the coding sequence ATGAAAGGTACCAAGTTCCTCATCAGTTTTCTGATTTTATCGATTTCTACTCAGGTAGTGGCGCAAACAAACAGTGCCGGAATTTCGGCAAAAGATGCATTACAAAAATTGGTAGAAGGAAATTTACGATTTGTACAGGGAAAATCAATTCGCCCCAATCAATCTGTAGATCGAATCAAAGAAGTTTCAAAAAAACAACATCCTTTTGCGACAATCGTTGGATGTTCGGATTCAAGAGTTCCCAATGAAATCATTTTCGACCAAGGTCTTGGTGATTTATTCATCTTAAGAACAGCAGGCCAAGTATCAACTTACGCATCTTGGGGTTCGATTGAATTTTCTGTGGTTGTGTTAGGAGTTAATTTGATTGTTGTTCTCGGACATACGAGTTGTGGTGCAGTTGGTGCAGCTTGTAAAGCTGAAGATGTACCTGGTCATATCATTGCGCTAACCAATTCAATTAAACCAGCAGCAGAAAAAGTAAAACATATGGAAGGTGATTATTTAGATAATGCAGTTAAAGCAAACGTTGCATACCAAGTAGTTTCCTTACGTAAACTAGACCCCATTCTATCTAAATACTATAACAAAGGCCAATTACAAATCGTAGGAGCTGTTTACGATTTAGAAACTGGGAAAGTAAATTATCTTTCCGAAGAATACATCTCAACTATTACAAAATAG
- a CDS encoding sodium-dependent bicarbonate transport family permease, with protein MDILHALVANLQTPMFLAFLLGIIATIIKSDLKFPDGMYTGLTIYLLFAIGLKGGVKLSNTTLVEFYKPAMAALLLCISIPLIAYGLLTKFGKYDKANAAALAAHYGSVSAVTFSEALAFLDSLQITYEGFMPSMLAIMEIPAILVALLLVKMNPTDKSDESSWGKILHELLTGKGTLLLLGGLIIGMISGKKGHEQFAPLFETPFRGMLILFLLEVGIVTGRRLTDLKKAGIFLIGFGILFPIVTAMFGLYLGKSIGLSMGGAMVLGTLSASASYIAAPAAVRIAIPEASPAIYLTASLAITFPFNLSVGLPFYLTVSKYLYGV; from the coding sequence ATGGACATTTTACATGCATTAGTTGCAAATTTACAAACTCCAATGTTCCTAGCATTTTTGCTAGGAATCATTGCAACCATCATCAAAAGTGATTTAAAATTCCCAGATGGTATGTATACAGGTTTAACCATCTATCTTTTATTCGCTATCGGCCTAAAAGGAGGAGTTAAATTAAGTAATACAACCTTGGTAGAATTTTATAAACCAGCGATGGCAGCATTGTTATTGTGTATTTCAATACCGCTAATCGCCTATGGATTACTTACCAAATTCGGTAAATATGACAAAGCTAATGCTGCTGCTCTAGCCGCACACTACGGATCTGTATCTGCAGTTACTTTCAGTGAAGCTCTTGCATTTTTGGATTCTTTGCAGATTACTTATGAAGGTTTTATGCCTAGTATGCTTGCTATTATGGAAATCCCCGCAATCCTTGTAGCCTTACTACTTGTAAAAATGAATCCAACTGATAAGTCTGATGAATCCTCTTGGGGAAAAATTTTACACGAACTTCTAACAGGAAAAGGAACCTTGCTACTATTAGGTGGCCTTATCATTGGAATGATTTCTGGGAAAAAAGGTCATGAACAATTTGCTCCCCTATTTGAAACACCATTCCGAGGAATGTTAATTTTATTCTTATTGGAAGTTGGAATTGTAACAGGAAGGAGACTTACCGATCTTAAAAAAGCTGGTATTTTCTTAATTGGATTTGGTATTCTTTTTCCAATCGTAACAGCTATGTTCGGGTTGTATCTAGGTAAATCCATTGGTTTATCTATGGGTGGAGCGATGGTTCTTGGGACTCTCAGTGCAAGTGCATCCTATATTGCGGCACCTGCAGCAGTTAGAATTGCCATACCGGAAGCGAGTCCTGCAATTTATCTCACGGCATCACTTGCTATCACCTTCCCTTTTAACCTATCAGTAGGATTACCATTCTATTTAACTGTTTCAAAATACTTATATGGAGTTTAG
- a CDS encoding P-II family nitrogen regulator — protein sequence MKLEKAKLITIIADEALQDRLVSELKSVNVKGYTISEAKGEGINHEHLTSWEGKNIRLESLVSEGKALKIFQIISEKYLEKYPMVIFMNDVEVIRKERFS from the coding sequence ATGAAATTAGAAAAAGCAAAACTCATCACAATCATTGCTGATGAAGCTCTCCAAGATCGATTAGTTTCTGAACTTAAATCTGTGAATGTCAAAGGATATACGATCAGTGAAGCCAAAGGAGAAGGAATCAATCACGAGCACCTAACTTCTTGGGAAGGAAAAAACATACGGTTAGAATCCTTGGTTTCGGAAGGTAAAGCTTTAAAGATATTTCAAATTATATCAGAAAAATATTTAGAAAAATATCCTATGGTGATCTTTATGAACGATGTTGAAGTGATCCGAAAAGAAAGATTTAGCTAA
- the omp85 gene encoding Omp85 family outer membrane protein, whose translation MGLVCLSTFVAIPVYADERSSDVPEWLGEFKKLDEKELANKKEGWYATGLPLFGNDAVNGSGLGLLANVFYNGTKNDSSFKYTPYEHMFNVGVYRTNRGTENNYLAWDAPYFLDTAYRLRSYVGHDASYYNQYFGVGTESLQPLYFRDRNADGSRIVRNATYSDFENANSYAKNRGPGREFTSTQHYHDYQFETTYGQFNADKTIFQVFRVWGGVEFSKNIVRRYDGNSVEAKDPLTGITVPAIEDSSKLTEDSNAKKIIGVHGGNLNYMRGGIAFDTRDYEPDPDRGWLIEYNVNKAERSIGSDFNYLRHFGQIKNFYQPFPKLFEEFVIAQRAALTKIEGEVPFFEYRYLFSIDGPMGALGGQNTLRGYRQERFVGPVIGFYNIELRYRVGSFTLWDQFFQLSIVPFYDVGRVWDKIKQVSTMDYKHSRGLGLRLIWDQATVILMDYAYSREDQLFYLDIGHTF comes from the coding sequence ATGGGGTTGGTATGTTTATCAACGTTTGTCGCGATTCCAGTTTATGCAGACGAGAGAAGTTCTGATGTTCCCGAATGGTTGGGTGAGTTTAAAAAATTAGATGAAAAGGAACTTGCCAATAAAAAGGAAGGCTGGTATGCAACTGGGTTACCTCTTTTTGGGAACGATGCAGTTAATGGCTCCGGACTTGGTCTTTTAGCCAATGTATTTTATAACGGAACAAAAAATGATTCTTCATTTAAGTATACACCATACGAACATATGTTTAATGTCGGTGTATACCGAACCAATCGTGGCACTGAAAATAATTACCTTGCTTGGGATGCTCCTTATTTTTTAGATACAGCCTACCGATTACGATCCTATGTGGGTCACGATGCCAGTTATTATAACCAATATTTTGGTGTTGGGACAGAGAGTTTACAACCATTGTATTTCAGAGATCGAAATGCAGATGGGAGTAGAATCGTTCGAAATGCAACCTATTCAGATTTTGAGAATGCTAATTCGTATGCAAAGAACAGAGGCCCAGGGCGTGAATTCACATCAACTCAACATTATCATGACTACCAATTTGAAACAACCTATGGTCAATTCAATGCTGATAAAACGATATTCCAAGTTTTTCGAGTTTGGGGTGGGGTAGAATTTTCAAAAAATATTGTTAGACGGTATGATGGCAATTCGGTTGAAGCTAAAGATCCACTGACGGGAATTACAGTTCCTGCAATTGAAGATTCCTCAAAATTAACAGAAGATTCAAATGCTAAGAAAATCATAGGTGTTCATGGTGGAAATTTAAATTACATGAGGGGCGGAATTGCTTTTGATACAAGAGATTACGAACCTGACCCAGATCGAGGATGGCTCATTGAATACAATGTCAATAAAGCGGAAAGATCGATAGGTTCGGACTTTAATTATTTAAGGCATTTTGGGCAAATTAAGAATTTTTACCAACCATTCCCTAAATTATTTGAAGAGTTTGTCATCGCACAACGTGCAGCACTCACAAAAATAGAAGGAGAGGTTCCTTTTTTTGAATATCGATATTTATTTTCCATTGATGGTCCTATGGGAGCATTAGGTGGACAGAATACATTGCGTGGTTATAGGCAGGAACGTTTTGTAGGGCCTGTGATCGGTTTTTATAATATAGAACTACGTTATCGCGTTGGAAGTTTTACTCTATGGGATCAATTTTTCCAATTGAGTATAGTTCCATTTTACGATGTTGGTCGAGTTTGGGATAAAATCAAACAGGTAAGTACCATGGATTATAAACATTCACGTGGTTTAGGATTACGGTTGATTTGGGACCAAGCCACCGTAATCCTAATGGACTATGCGTATTCACGTGAAGACCAATTATTTTATTTAGACATTGGTCATACTTTTTAA
- the pyk gene encoding pyruvate kinase, which yields MPAIEQLRARKTKIVCTIGPATASKEMIRSLALAGMNIARINMSHGDHEFHRKIIRIIKSLNKDELHKHPISILLDTQGPEIRTGDVQNDLHLKVGETFTFHIIPGMEAEAQSVFVNYRDIVKDLKVGDKVTVDNGLINLAVQEIRENELICTVLDGGKLGSRKHINLPGIRVNIPSITPKDQKDILFGLEEDIDFVALSFVRSKEDVLQLREIIEEKKHHAQIIAKIEDQEGLKNLDEIIKTSDGIMVARGDLGVEIEIEELPIVQRRIVKRCQEEGKRVIVATHLLESMIHNPSPTRAEVTDVANAVYEEADAIMLSGETAMGKYPVRCVEMLDKIARRMEMSINLGLAAQRKPKDQKEEMARSAANLADSMQAHAIIAITRRGITANNLASFHPRYPIVHAFTNMTSVRRKLWLTRGVIPYRVDFSSDPEKTINLAIQTLVNNGYLQTGEKVVILSDIIAGDDRVETIQVREVK from the coding sequence ATGCCAGCAATTGAACAACTAAGAGCAAGAAAAACAAAGATCGTATGCACTATCGGGCCTGCGACAGCATCCAAAGAAATGATCCGAAGTTTGGCTTTGGCGGGGATGAATATCGCAAGGATCAACATGAGCCATGGCGACCATGAATTTCACCGTAAGATCATTCGAATCATAAAATCTTTAAACAAGGATGAGTTACACAAACATCCAATTTCGATTCTACTGGATACACAAGGACCTGAAATTCGAACAGGGGATGTACAAAATGACTTACACTTAAAGGTGGGAGAAACATTTACATTTCATATCATACCTGGTATGGAAGCGGAAGCACAAAGTGTTTTTGTAAACTACCGTGATATCGTAAAAGATTTAAAAGTAGGTGATAAGGTCACAGTTGATAACGGTTTGATTAACCTCGCTGTCCAAGAAATCAGAGAAAATGAATTGATTTGCACTGTGTTAGACGGTGGAAAACTAGGATCCAGAAAACATATCAACTTACCCGGAATTCGTGTAAACATTCCTTCGATCACACCCAAAGACCAAAAGGATATTCTCTTTGGATTAGAAGAGGATATTGATTTTGTAGCTCTTTCGTTTGTTCGATCAAAAGAAGATGTCTTACAATTGCGAGAGATCATCGAAGAAAAAAAACACCATGCACAAATCATTGCAAAAATTGAAGACCAGGAAGGTCTAAAAAACTTAGATGAGATCATCAAAACCTCAGATGGAATCATGGTAGCACGTGGGGATTTGGGTGTAGAAATTGAAATTGAAGAACTCCCGATTGTACAACGACGGATTGTTAAACGATGCCAAGAAGAAGGAAAACGAGTTATCGTTGCTACTCACTTACTTGAATCGATGATTCATAATCCTTCTCCTACAAGAGCAGAGGTTACAGACGTGGCGAATGCAGTTTACGAAGAAGCGGATGCCATCATGTTATCTGGGGAAACAGCAATGGGAAAATATCCAGTTCGATGTGTTGAAATGTTGGATAAAATTGCACGTCGAATGGAAATGTCGATTAACTTGGGTCTTGCGGCACAAAGAAAACCGAAAGACCAAAAGGAAGAAATGGCAAGATCGGCCGCTAATTTAGCAGATTCGATGCAAGCTCATGCTATCATTGCCATCACAAGACGTGGAATCACTGCGAATAATTTAGCATCATTTCACCCAAGGTATCCGATTGTTCACGCATTTACTAATATGACTTCTGTTAGGCGAAAGCTTTGGTTGACACGTGGAGTTATCCCTTACCGAGTTGATTTTTCTTCTGATCCGGAAAAAACGATTAATTTAGCCATTCAAACCTTAGTGAATAATGGTTATTTGCAAACTGGAGAAAAGGTAGTGATTTTATCCGACATCATTGCCGGAGACGATCGAGTCGAAACGATTCAAGTCCGCGAAGTAAAGTAA
- the asd gene encoding aspartate-semialdehyde dehydrogenase: MEKIKVGVLGATGSVGQRFIQLLENHPYFTVTHLAASEKSAGQTYGDVMKSRWKISSDIPSYAKDIIISLPDPNVTKGVQLVFSGLDASIAGEVETAYAEAGVMVLSNSKNHRMDPNVPILSAEVNSHHLDVLSAQKTKGKIITNSNCTIMGVTISLKPLMDAFGLKSVMLFSMQAISGAGYPGVPTMDILGNVVPYIGGEEDKAEVEPQKCLGTVEGGVIKSADFKISAHCNRVPVFDGHTVCVSVSFDKKPKKEEILKVWADFQGEPQKLGLPFAPNPAILYREENDRPQPRLDLDTGKGMTTVVGRLREDAILDWKWVVLSHNTIRGAAGAAILNAELLYKKGYFK, translated from the coding sequence ATGGAAAAAATCAAAGTTGGAGTCCTGGGAGCAACAGGATCCGTCGGTCAAAGATTCATTCAACTTTTGGAGAATCACCCTTATTTTACGGTGACTCATTTAGCAGCTTCGGAAAAAAGTGCGGGCCAAACCTATGGTGACGTGATGAAGTCTCGTTGGAAGATTTCTTCTGACATTCCTTCTTATGCAAAAGACATTATCATTTCATTACCAGATCCAAATGTAACAAAAGGCGTACAACTTGTGTTTAGTGGTCTCGATGCATCCATTGCAGGGGAAGTAGAGACTGCTTATGCAGAAGCTGGAGTGATGGTATTATCCAATTCCAAAAACCATAGAATGGACCCAAATGTTCCAATCCTTTCTGCAGAAGTAAACTCACATCATTTGGATGTTCTTTCTGCACAAAAAACAAAAGGGAAAATCATCACTAATTCCAATTGTACAATTATGGGAGTGACGATCTCACTTAAACCACTGATGGATGCATTTGGATTAAAGTCTGTTATGTTATTTTCAATGCAGGCAATTTCAGGAGCAGGTTACCCTGGTGTTCCTACCATGGATATCCTTGGGAATGTTGTGCCTTATATTGGTGGAGAAGAAGACAAAGCAGAAGTGGAACCTCAAAAATGTTTGGGGACAGTAGAAGGTGGTGTCATCAAATCCGCAGACTTTAAAATCTCGGCCCATTGTAACCGAGTTCCTGTATTTGATGGGCACACAGTTTGTGTTTCTGTATCCTTTGATAAAAAACCAAAAAAAGAAGAGATTTTAAAGGTTTGGGCAGATTTTCAAGGGGAACCACAGAAATTGGGATTGCCGTTTGCACCGAACCCCGCTATTCTTTACCGCGAAGAAAACGACCGCCCTCAACCTCGTCTCGATTTGGACACAGGAAAGGGAATGACAACTGTTGTGGGAAGGTTACGAGAAGATGCAATCTTGGACTGGAAATGGGTAGTTCTTTCGCATAACACGATTCGAGGTGCTGCTGGTGCGGCAATATTGAATGCAGAGTTATTGTATAAAAAAGGATATTTTAAGTAA
- a CDS encoding MBOAT family O-acyltransferase has product MVDFVLARVIHGTRSDRLRLFFLFLSLSNSLGLLLFFKYGHFIAENWATIVGSPEGPETFWSQWLLPVGISFYTFQSISYVVDVYQGELVPERKFSSYLLFLSFFPQLVAGPIVTAKSFLPQIRRPLHLLRIPFLFGTFLVLLGLFKKMVLADHLAEVADLVFSHPDRMSSSALWVGMFSYSLQIYCDFSGYTDIAQGTAVLFGFHLPENFRMPYLSSGFSEFWTRWHISLSQWLRKYLYIPLGGNRMGDFFTYRNLILVMAIGGLWHGASWNFVVWGFGHGILLVIERWIGVRYSLKVLPAWKPFKVVLTFFSVSLLWVFFRSANLGDSLCYLQGLFTKKEGFLLPYTLEMKFVYCFVLVVIGHLIGIRVFKENKQLLVIFEKMQNSLGKLAFLALVAVLSLIVIVLYSAESKPFVYFVF; this is encoded by the coding sequence ATGGTTGATTTTGTTTTGGCTCGGGTCATCCATGGCACCAGGTCGGACCGCTTGCGCCTCTTTTTCTTATTCCTTTCCCTTTCCAATAGCCTCGGGTTGTTATTATTTTTTAAATATGGGCATTTTATTGCTGAAAATTGGGCAACTATTGTCGGTTCGCCAGAAGGTCCAGAGACGTTTTGGAGCCAATGGCTTTTGCCCGTTGGGATTTCCTTTTATACCTTCCAATCGATCTCCTATGTAGTGGATGTTTACCAAGGGGAACTAGTCCCTGAGAGGAAATTTTCATCCTACCTTTTGTTCCTTAGTTTTTTCCCACAGTTAGTGGCAGGCCCCATCGTCACGGCAAAGTCTTTTTTACCTCAAATACGGAGGCCATTGCACCTCCTACGGATCCCTTTTTTATTTGGGACATTTTTGGTCCTACTTGGTCTTTTTAAGAAAATGGTGTTGGCTGACCATCTGGCTGAGGTTGCAGATCTAGTGTTTTCACACCCTGATAGGATGTCGTCTTCTGCTCTCTGGGTAGGAATGTTTTCCTATTCTCTCCAGATATATTGTGATTTTTCTGGGTACACTGATATTGCCCAAGGCACGGCAGTTCTATTTGGATTCCATTTGCCTGAAAATTTCCGAATGCCCTACCTATCGAGTGGATTTTCAGAGTTCTGGACTCGTTGGCATATTTCACTTTCCCAATGGTTAAGAAAATACCTCTACATCCCTCTAGGTGGAAATCGAATGGGAGACTTTTTTACTTACCGAAACCTTATCCTTGTCATGGCCATTGGTGGTCTTTGGCATGGGGCTTCTTGGAATTTTGTCGTTTGGGGTTTTGGGCATGGCATCTTACTTGTGATCGAAAGATGGATTGGGGTCCGTTATTCTCTTAAGGTCTTACCTGCATGGAAGCCATTCAAAGTGGTATTAACTTTTTTTTCGGTAAGTCTTTTGTGGGTATTCTTCCGAAGTGCTAATTTGGGTGATTCCCTGTGTTACCTACAGGGCCTTTTTACAAAAAAAGAGGGATTTTTGTTACCATACACCCTCGAAATGAAATTTGTTTATTGTTTTGTATTGGTAGTGATTGGCCATTTGATCGGGATTCGGGTGTTTAAAGAAAACAAACAATTGTTAGTGATATTTGAAAAAATGCAAAATTCCTTAGGAAAATTGGCATTTTTGGCTTTAGTGGCAGTTTTAAGTTTGATAGTGATTGTATTGTATTCTGCTGAAAGTAAACCATTCGTTTACTTTGTTTTTTAA
- a CDS encoding phosphatidylinositol phospholipase, with protein sequence MSQPKRVAFQKFLNAMRKLSTEVNDSEICKRLEILMATSKDDLPLAHVNQLLQEPKDFDPKTIPEPYTQYVRHFIYMVKRNGRMPSDILSNEENGTGGVGNTRGNQKESKSSSKATSSAKNKRTDSSGSKSSAPVKKAKTNTSKSKK encoded by the coding sequence ATGTCTCAACCGAAGCGAGTTGCCTTCCAAAAATTTCTCAACGCCATGCGAAAATTGTCTACTGAGGTCAATGACTCTGAGATCTGCAAGCGATTGGAGATTCTCATGGCAACCAGTAAGGACGACCTCCCATTGGCTCACGTCAACCAACTCCTCCAAGAGCCAAAAGACTTTGATCCAAAAACCATTCCTGAGCCATACACACAATACGTCCGACATTTCATCTACATGGTCAAACGAAACGGCCGAATGCCCAGCGACATCCTATCCAATGAAGAAAATGGCACAGGAGGAGTTGGAAATACTCGTGGGAATCAAAAAGAATCCAAGTCTTCATCCAAAGCCACTTCTAGCGCAAAAAACAAACGAACTGACTCTTCCGGTTCAAAATCCTCGGCTCCTGTAAAAAAAGCCAAAACCAATACATCTAAATCTAAAAAATAA